The Microbacterium sp. Nx66 genome contains a region encoding:
- a CDS encoding DUF885 domain-containing protein, which yields MTSAPRTPSAIDRVADEWVDTIAVLAPTLGTYIGRSEVNDRFGDLSPEGHEEIAAATRATLDKLAALEPVDAIDEVTKTDLSAELRLDLELHDAKWHLRDLNVIASAAQDVRSAFDLMPTATVEDWEVVSTRLSAVPGALRGYIETLRLGIAEGVTPARRQVAEVATQIDRYIADDGFFAAFVAHADPEEGQLPASLARTLADNSAAARVAYGELRRFLGEELAPEAGETDAVGRELYALNSRRFLGATIDLDETYEWGREELARMVAEQTAIANEILPGASVEEAVAHLESDPARKLVGAEALQRWMQETSDRAVAELGASHFDIPEAIRTLECMIAPTQEGGIYYTGPTDDFSRPGRMWWSVPEGVTEFDTWRELTTVYHEGVPGHHLQIAQAVYNRAELNSWRRLLAGTSGHAEGWALYAERLMEQLGYLDDPADRLGMLDGQRMRAARVVLDIGVHLGKPRLEGEGVWDAEYALDFLRRNVNMSDQFVQFEVNRYLGWPGQAPSYKVGQRIWEQVRDAVQQAEGDAFSFKGFHKRALDLGGVGLDTLRSALLPR from the coding sequence ATGACTTCCGCACCCCGCACCCCCTCCGCCATCGACAGGGTCGCCGATGAATGGGTCGACACGATCGCCGTGCTGGCGCCGACTCTCGGCACGTACATCGGCCGCTCCGAGGTCAACGACCGATTCGGCGACCTGAGTCCGGAAGGTCACGAGGAGATCGCCGCGGCGACGCGGGCCACACTGGACAAGCTGGCCGCGCTGGAGCCGGTCGACGCGATCGACGAGGTCACCAAGACCGATCTCAGCGCCGAGCTGCGCCTCGACCTCGAGTTGCACGACGCGAAGTGGCACCTGCGTGATCTGAACGTCATCGCATCCGCCGCGCAGGACGTCCGCTCCGCCTTCGACCTGATGCCCACCGCGACGGTCGAGGACTGGGAGGTCGTCTCCACCCGACTCTCTGCCGTGCCGGGGGCGCTGCGCGGGTACATCGAGACGCTCCGTCTGGGCATCGCCGAGGGCGTCACTCCCGCCCGTCGCCAGGTCGCGGAGGTCGCGACGCAGATCGACCGCTACATCGCCGACGACGGCTTCTTCGCGGCGTTCGTCGCGCACGCCGATCCCGAGGAAGGTCAGCTTCCCGCCTCGCTCGCCCGCACGCTGGCGGACAACTCCGCGGCTGCCCGGGTCGCCTACGGCGAGCTGCGGCGCTTCCTGGGCGAGGAGCTGGCCCCCGAAGCCGGTGAGACGGACGCCGTGGGGCGCGAGCTCTACGCCCTCAACTCCCGGCGTTTCCTCGGCGCGACCATCGACCTCGACGAGACCTACGAGTGGGGCCGGGAAGAGCTCGCCCGCATGGTGGCCGAGCAGACGGCGATCGCGAACGAGATCCTTCCCGGAGCCTCCGTCGAGGAGGCCGTCGCGCATCTGGAGTCGGACCCCGCCCGTAAGCTCGTCGGCGCCGAGGCGCTCCAGCGGTGGATGCAGGAGACCAGCGATCGAGCGGTCGCCGAGCTGGGTGCCTCGCACTTCGACATCCCGGAGGCGATCCGCACGCTGGAGTGCATGATCGCGCCGACGCAGGAGGGCGGGATCTACTACACCGGTCCCACCGACGACTTCTCGCGCCCCGGTCGCATGTGGTGGTCGGTCCCCGAGGGCGTCACCGAGTTCGACACGTGGCGCGAGCTCACCACCGTGTACCACGAGGGTGTGCCGGGGCATCACCTGCAGATCGCCCAGGCCGTCTACAACCGCGCCGAGCTGAACTCGTGGCGACGACTGCTCGCCGGAACGTCCGGCCACGCGGAGGGCTGGGCGCTGTATGCGGAGCGACTGATGGAGCAGCTCGGTTACCTCGATGACCCGGCGGATCGTCTCGGCATGCTGGATGGGCAGCGGATGCGGGCGGCGCGCGTGGTCCTCGACATCGGCGTGCACCTCGGCAAGCCCCGACTCGAGGGCGAGGGCGTCTGGGATGCCGAGTACGCGCTCGACTTCCTCCGCCGCAACGTGAACATGTCGGACCAGTTCGTGCAGTTCGAGGTCAACCGGTACCTCGGCTGGCCGGGTCAGGCTCCGTCGTACAAGGTCGGTCAACGCATCTGGGAGCAGGTCCGCGACGCCGTGCAGCAGGCGGAGGGCGACGCGTTCAGCTTCAAGGGCTTCCACAAGCGCGCCCTCGATCTCGGCGGCGTCGGACTCGACACGCTGCGCAGCGCGCTGCTCCCTCGGTGA
- a CDS encoding GNAT family N-acetyltransferase, producing MLRLDAEHVLRPVRAGDGAALARAYRANREHLAPWEPVRSEAFFTEEWQEQNAQQCVAEAALGRSSRFVILSDDGEIRGRMNLNTIVRGAFWSADLGYWIDSTRLRRGLAGRAVALIAEHARDELRLHRLQASTLLHNVASQRVLAANGFERIGIAPKYLRIAGEWQDHILFQLLLEEPLSARRERP from the coding sequence GTGCTCCGGCTGGACGCAGAGCATGTTCTGCGGCCGGTCCGTGCCGGGGACGGAGCCGCACTCGCGCGTGCGTACCGGGCGAACAGGGAGCATCTCGCCCCCTGGGAGCCGGTGCGCTCCGAGGCGTTCTTCACCGAGGAGTGGCAGGAGCAGAACGCCCAGCAGTGCGTCGCCGAAGCCGCGCTCGGCCGGAGCTCCCGGTTCGTGATCCTCTCGGACGACGGCGAGATCCGCGGCCGGATGAACCTGAACACCATCGTGCGCGGCGCGTTCTGGAGCGCTGATCTCGGCTACTGGATCGATTCCACCCGGCTGCGCCGCGGCCTCGCAGGTCGCGCGGTGGCCCTCATCGCGGAGCACGCGCGGGACGAGCTGCGGCTGCACCGGCTCCAGGCCTCGACGCTGCTGCACAACGTGGCCTCCCAGCGGGTGCTCGCCGCCAACGGCTTCGAGCGCATCGGCATCGCCCCGAAGTACCTGCGGATCGCGGGGGAGTGGCAGGACCACATCCTCTTCCAGCTGCTGCTGGAGGAGCCGCTCAGCGCCCGGCGGGAGCGTCCTTGA
- a CDS encoding hotdog fold thioesterase codes for MSEVATSEGLEWAAARGMGALAEKMGMEFVEFGVDRCVATMPVEGNTQPVGLMHGGAYVVLGESLGSMAANLHAGAGRLAVGVDINATHTRSATSGVVTGVCTPVHLGRSITVHEIVVTDDQGRRCSTIRITNMIKDAPAGR; via the coding sequence ATGAGCGAGGTCGCCACCAGCGAAGGACTCGAGTGGGCGGCCGCCCGCGGCATGGGAGCCCTGGCCGAGAAGATGGGCATGGAGTTCGTCGAGTTCGGCGTCGACCGGTGCGTGGCGACGATGCCGGTGGAGGGCAACACCCAGCCGGTCGGTCTCATGCACGGCGGCGCCTACGTCGTGCTAGGCGAATCGCTCGGCTCGATGGCGGCCAATCTGCATGCGGGAGCGGGCCGCCTGGCGGTCGGGGTCGACATCAACGCCACGCACACCCGGTCGGCCACCTCGGGCGTGGTCACCGGGGTCTGCACGCCCGTGCACCTGGGCCGGAGCATCACGGTGCACGAGATCGTCGTGACCGACGATCAGGGCCGGCGCTGCTCCACGATCCGCATCACCAACATGATCAAGGACGCTCCCGCCGGGCGCTGA
- a CDS encoding alpha/beta fold hydrolase: MVFRRLLVTSGLTFRILESPRPAGSTAPTVVLVHGIGMSHRYLSRLHAVLADTTRVVSVDLPGFGGLPKPRFDVSIPQMAAGLAQVVASLDDDRVVLVGHSMGVQWAVETALRHPEYVRTVVTIGPVADDAHRTLGAQARALAIDTFGETPAINTVVFTDYLRCGVRWYLRQVRHMLAYPLEEKIAALSMPVLVVRGSEDPIAGRAWCRRLRDAAAVSRLVEIPGHHHVAQQSAPRAVASAILAHTTGAWPTAVPAAASRRGRAPSTS, from the coding sequence ATGGTCTTCCGTCGCCTCCTCGTCACCTCCGGGCTGACGTTCCGCATCCTGGAGAGTCCGCGGCCGGCCGGCAGCACGGCCCCGACCGTGGTCCTCGTGCACGGGATCGGGATGTCGCACCGGTATCTGTCGCGGCTGCACGCCGTGCTCGCCGACACGACTCGGGTGGTCTCCGTCGACCTTCCGGGCTTCGGCGGCCTGCCCAAACCGCGGTTCGACGTCTCCATCCCGCAGATGGCCGCGGGTCTCGCCCAGGTAGTGGCGAGCCTCGACGACGACCGGGTCGTGCTCGTCGGACACTCGATGGGCGTGCAGTGGGCGGTGGAGACGGCGCTCCGGCATCCCGAGTACGTCCGTACGGTCGTCACGATCGGCCCCGTCGCGGACGACGCCCACCGGACGCTCGGTGCACAGGCGCGCGCACTGGCCATCGACACGTTCGGCGAGACCCCCGCGATCAACACCGTCGTCTTCACCGACTACCTGCGCTGCGGCGTGCGGTGGTATCTCCGTCAGGTCCGGCACATGCTCGCGTATCCCCTGGAGGAGAAGATCGCCGCGCTCTCCATGCCGGTGCTTGTCGTGCGGGGGAGTGAGGATCCCATCGCAGGACGCGCGTGGTGCCGGCGCCTGCGCGACGCGGCGGCCGTCTCGCGACTGGTGGAGATCCCCGGTCACCACCATGTCGCGCAGCAGTCCGCGCCCCGGGCGGTGGCTTCCGCGATCCTGGCCCACACGACGGGAGCATGGCCGACGGCGGTGCCGGCCGCAGCCAGCCGGCGGGGGAGGGCCCCATCGACGTCCTGA
- a CDS encoding ANTAR domain-containing response regulator: MTEQEQAEQPTASAPRRVVVAEDESLIRLDIVEILRDNGFDVVGEAGDGETAVALATELRPDLVIMDVKMPQLDGISAAEKLHKGNIAPVVLLTAFSQKELVERASEAGALAYVVKPFTPNDLLPAIEIALARHEQIITLEAEVADMVERFETRKLVDRAKGLLNEKMGLSEPEAFRWIQKASMDRRLTMQDVAKAIIEQLAPKK; encoded by the coding sequence GTGACCGAGCAAGAACAGGCTGAGCAGCCCACGGCATCCGCACCCCGACGCGTCGTCGTCGCCGAAGACGAATCGCTGATCCGTCTCGACATCGTCGAGATCCTCCGCGACAACGGCTTCGATGTCGTCGGCGAGGCCGGCGACGGCGAGACGGCGGTGGCCCTCGCCACCGAGCTGCGTCCCGACCTCGTCATCATGGACGTGAAGATGCCCCAGCTCGACGGCATCAGCGCCGCCGAGAAGCTGCACAAGGGCAACATCGCCCCCGTCGTGCTGCTGACCGCGTTCAGCCAGAAGGAGCTCGTGGAGCGGGCGAGCGAGGCCGGAGCCCTGGCCTACGTCGTGAAGCCCTTCACCCCGAACGACCTCCTTCCCGCGATCGAGATCGCTCTGGCCCGCCACGAGCAGATCATCACTCTCGAGGCCGAGGTCGCCGACATGGTCGAGCGCTTCGAGACCCGCAAGCTCGTCGACCGGGCCAAGGGGCTCCTCAACGAGAAGATGGGCCTGAGCGAGCCCGAGGCGTTCCGCTGGATCCAGAAGGCGTCGATGGATCGCCGGCTGACGATGCAGGACGTCGCCAAGGCGATCATCGAGCAGCTCGCTCCCAAGAAGTAA
- a CDS encoding esterase/lipase family protein, giving the protein MADGGAGRSQPAGEGPIDVLRMLGWWAADYAYAGFWQVRSFFGRDQADDFATGDRAPIVVLAGVYETWRFLEPLIVALHERGHPVHVVDALRRNQFPVQDEADQVADYLRAHDLSGVFLVAHSKGGLAGKLVMTGPEGGRIRGMLAIATPFGGSRYARLLPGRVLRAFSPDDPSIVALGRELDVNARIVSIYAAFDPHIPEGSELAGAKNVVLETGGHFRILAHPRVMAELAALAE; this is encoded by the coding sequence ATGGCCGACGGCGGTGCCGGCCGCAGCCAGCCGGCGGGGGAGGGCCCCATCGACGTCCTGAGGATGCTGGGCTGGTGGGCTGCGGACTACGCGTACGCCGGGTTCTGGCAGGTCCGCTCGTTCTTCGGCCGCGACCAGGCGGACGACTTCGCCACCGGAGACCGCGCCCCGATCGTCGTCCTCGCCGGCGTCTACGAGACCTGGCGCTTCCTGGAGCCGCTCATCGTCGCGCTGCACGAGCGGGGCCATCCGGTGCACGTCGTGGACGCGCTGCGCCGCAACCAGTTCCCGGTGCAGGATGAGGCCGACCAGGTGGCCGACTACCTGCGAGCGCACGACCTCTCCGGCGTCTTCCTCGTCGCCCACAGCAAGGGCGGTCTCGCCGGGAAGCTGGTGATGACCGGCCCCGAGGGCGGACGGATCCGCGGGATGCTCGCCATCGCGACGCCCTTCGGGGGCTCACGATATGCGCGGTTGCTGCCCGGTCGGGTGCTGCGCGCGTTCTCGCCGGACGACCCCTCTATCGTCGCCCTGGGGCGGGAGCTCGACGTCAACGCCCGCATCGTCTCGATCTACGCCGCGTTCGATCCGCATATCCCCGAGGGGAGCGAGCTCGCCGGGGCCAAGAACGTGGTGCTGGAGACGGGAGGGCACTTCCGGATCCTCGCCCACCCCCGCGTGATGGCCGAACTCGCCGCCCTCGCCGAGTGA
- the pyk gene encoding pyruvate kinase, which yields MRRAKIVATLGPATSTYETVRALIDAGVDVARLNLSHGDYSVHENNYANVRRAAEDSGRAVAILVDLQGPKIRLGRFEDGPYELAKGDIFKITTEDIIGNKEICGTTFKGLPQDVKPGDFLLIDDGKVRVEVVETDGVTVTTRVVVAGAVSNNKGINLPGVAVNVPALSEKDEDDLRWGLRTGADLIALSFVRNASDVTRVHEIMAEEGVRVPVIAKIEKPQAVDALEEIVDAFDGIMVARGDLGVELPLEAVPIVQKRAVELARRNAKPVIVATQMLESMINSPVPTRAETSDVANAVLDGADAVMLSGETSVGDYPVVVVETMARIIESTEEHGLERILPLTTKPRTQGGAITLAALEVAEFVDAKFLCVFTQSGDSARRLSRLRSRIPMLAFTPEPGIRRRMALTWGLRSTLVDMVQHTDLMYHQVDEYLLENGLAVEGDKVVVISGSPPGIIGSTNDLRVHKVGDALRGAAPIYKAGV from the coding sequence TTGAGACGCGCGAAAATCGTCGCCACCCTGGGCCCCGCCACTTCCACGTATGAGACGGTGCGCGCACTGATCGATGCGGGTGTGGACGTCGCCCGACTGAACCTCAGCCACGGTGACTACTCCGTGCACGAGAACAACTACGCGAACGTGCGTCGCGCGGCGGAGGACTCCGGTCGCGCCGTCGCCATCCTCGTCGACCTCCAGGGCCCGAAGATCCGTCTGGGCCGCTTCGAGGACGGACCGTACGAGCTCGCCAAGGGCGACATCTTCAAGATCACCACCGAGGACATCATCGGCAACAAGGAGATCTGCGGCACGACGTTCAAGGGCCTTCCCCAGGACGTCAAGCCCGGCGACTTCCTGTTGATCGACGACGGCAAGGTCCGGGTCGAGGTCGTCGAGACCGACGGCGTCACCGTCACCACGCGCGTCGTCGTCGCGGGCGCCGTCTCGAACAACAAGGGCATCAACCTGCCCGGTGTCGCCGTGAACGTCCCCGCGCTGAGCGAGAAGGACGAGGACGACCTCCGCTGGGGCCTCCGGACGGGTGCCGACCTCATCGCGCTCTCGTTCGTCCGCAACGCCTCCGACGTGACCCGCGTGCACGAGATCATGGCCGAGGAGGGCGTCCGCGTCCCCGTCATCGCCAAGATCGAGAAGCCGCAGGCCGTGGATGCGCTCGAGGAGATCGTCGACGCGTTCGACGGCATCATGGTCGCCCGCGGCGACCTCGGCGTGGAGCTGCCCCTCGAGGCCGTCCCGATCGTGCAGAAGCGCGCCGTCGAGCTGGCCCGCCGCAACGCCAAGCCCGTCATCGTGGCGACGCAGATGCTCGAGTCGATGATCAACAGCCCGGTGCCGACCCGCGCCGAGACCTCCGACGTCGCCAACGCCGTCCTCGACGGCGCCGACGCGGTCATGCTCTCCGGCGAGACCAGCGTGGGCGACTACCCGGTCGTCGTCGTCGAGACGATGGCCCGGATCATCGAGTCGACGGAGGAGCACGGTCTGGAGCGCATCCTGCCGCTCACCACGAAGCCCCGCACGCAGGGCGGTGCCATCACCCTCGCCGCCCTCGAGGTCGCGGAGTTCGTGGACGCCAAGTTCCTCTGCGTCTTCACGCAGTCGGGCGACTCGGCGCGCCGCCTGTCCCGCCTGCGCTCCCGCATCCCGATGCTGGCCTTCACGCCGGAGCCCGGCATCCGTCGTCGCATGGCGCTGACCTGGGGTCTGCGCTCCACGCTCGTCGACATGGTGCAGCACACCGACCTCATGTACCACCAGGTGGACGAGTACCTCCTCGAGAACGGCCTGGCCGTCGAGGGGGACAAGGTCGTCGTCATCTCCGGTTCCCCTCCCGGGATCATCGGTTCCACGAACGACCTGCGCGTGCACAAGGTCGGCGACGCGCTCCGTGGCGCGGCACCGATCTACAAGGCCGGCGTCTGA
- the polA gene encoding DNA polymerase I — MTDSAKPTLMVVDGHSLAYRAFFALPVDNFTTKDNQHTNAIYGFLSMLVNLIKAEQPTHLAIAFDTSRHSFRTDEYPEYKATRSETPQEFKGQIPLLQDCLAAMSIPVLTQEGIEADDILATLSTQGAAQGYDVLVVSGDRDTIQLVTDDVTLLYPSVQGVSQLKRYDPTTVQERYGVRPEQYPDIAALVGETSDNLPGVPKVGEKTAVKWLTQFGSLDELLERAGEIKGVVGGNLRDHIEDVRRNRKLNRLLTDVELPVAPADLAVAPIDAEAVRDIFARLEFRTLLPRVFEAVGAGEVADDPASVVEMPAPAQVSASDLATWAAAQSGDIALRVVVQSGAPVRVGVATGSELRELDWSEEAAAALRTWLESDAPKVLHDAKPQVKALLRHGIRLCGLAYDTSLAGWLLRPSFPDKTLSDLVQRYLGEKLPEADPSQLVPETEGATPSQEAWFILRVAEALRNDLPEPVDAVLRDIELPTLRTLADMELAGVAVSHEVLSTFSAELATRADALAQEAFSVVGREFNLGSPKQLQEVLFEDLQLPKTRKTKTGYSTDAAVLADLQESHPHPFLSLLLQHREATKLRQIIESLDTAIREDNRVHTTYVQTGSQTGRLSSTDPNLQNIPVRTEESRRIRSAFEVGEGYETLLTADYSQIEMRIMAHLSGDEGLIEAFNSGEDLHRFVGARVFGVDPSEVTPAMRTKVKAMSYGLVYGLSAFGLSKQLRIEQSEAKQLMVEYFARFGAVRDYLRASVMKAKEVGYTETIFGRRRPFPDLASPNRVLRENAERAALNAPIQGSAADIMKIALFHIHDDLHAAKLESRVLLQIHDELVVEVAAGEWDAVEQIVRTRMGDAAQLSVPLDVQVGRGRDWNEAAH, encoded by the coding sequence GTGACGGACTCCGCAAAGCCTACCCTCATGGTCGTCGACGGCCACTCGCTCGCCTACCGGGCCTTCTTCGCCCTCCCGGTGGACAACTTCACCACCAAGGACAACCAGCACACGAACGCCATCTACGGGTTCCTGTCCATGCTGGTCAACCTCATCAAGGCCGAGCAGCCCACCCACCTCGCGATCGCGTTCGACACCTCCCGCCACTCGTTCCGCACCGACGAGTACCCGGAGTACAAGGCCACCCGATCCGAGACGCCGCAGGAGTTCAAGGGCCAGATCCCGCTGCTGCAGGACTGCCTCGCCGCGATGTCGATCCCGGTGCTGACGCAGGAGGGCATCGAGGCCGACGACATCCTCGCCACCCTCTCCACCCAGGGCGCCGCCCAGGGCTACGACGTGCTCGTGGTCTCCGGAGACCGCGACACCATCCAGCTCGTCACCGACGACGTCACGCTGCTGTATCCGTCCGTGCAGGGTGTCTCGCAGCTCAAGCGCTACGACCCGACGACGGTGCAGGAGCGCTACGGCGTCCGTCCCGAGCAGTACCCCGACATCGCCGCCCTCGTCGGTGAGACCAGCGACAACCTCCCCGGTGTGCCGAAGGTGGGGGAGAAGACGGCCGTCAAGTGGCTCACGCAGTTCGGCTCCCTCGACGAGCTGCTCGAGCGTGCCGGCGAGATCAAGGGCGTGGTCGGCGGCAACCTCCGCGATCACATCGAAGACGTCCGCCGCAACCGCAAGCTCAACCGCCTGCTCACCGACGTGGAGCTGCCGGTGGCACCGGCCGATCTCGCGGTCGCCCCGATCGATGCCGAGGCCGTCCGCGACATCTTCGCCCGACTCGAGTTCCGCACGCTGCTGCCGCGAGTCTTCGAGGCCGTCGGTGCGGGCGAGGTGGCCGACGACCCGGCCTCCGTCGTCGAGATGCCGGCGCCGGCACAGGTGTCCGCCTCCGATCTGGCCACCTGGGCCGCGGCTCAGAGCGGAGATATCGCTCTCCGGGTCGTGGTGCAGTCCGGCGCCCCCGTGCGCGTCGGCGTCGCCACCGGGAGCGAGCTGCGCGAGCTCGACTGGTCGGAGGAGGCGGCCGCGGCGCTGCGCACGTGGCTGGAGTCCGACGCGCCGAAGGTGCTGCACGACGCCAAGCCGCAGGTGAAGGCGCTGCTCCGTCACGGGATCCGTCTCTGCGGGCTCGCCTACGACACGAGCCTCGCCGGCTGGCTGCTGCGTCCGAGCTTCCCGGACAAGACGCTGTCCGACCTCGTCCAGCGCTACCTGGGGGAGAAGCTCCCCGAGGCCGATCCGTCGCAGCTCGTGCCGGAGACCGAGGGTGCCACCCCGTCGCAGGAGGCGTGGTTCATCCTCCGCGTGGCCGAGGCCCTGCGAAACGATCTGCCCGAGCCGGTCGACGCCGTGCTCCGCGACATCGAGCTGCCGACGCTCCGCACCCTCGCCGACATGGAGCTCGCCGGCGTCGCCGTCTCGCACGAGGTTCTGTCGACGTTCTCGGCCGAGCTCGCGACACGCGCGGATGCGCTGGCCCAGGAGGCGTTCTCGGTTGTCGGCCGCGAGTTCAACCTCGGGTCGCCGAAGCAGCTCCAGGAGGTGCTGTTCGAAGACCTGCAGCTTCCGAAGACGCGCAAGACGAAGACCGGGTACTCGACCGATGCGGCCGTGCTCGCCGACCTCCAGGAGTCGCACCCGCACCCCTTCCTGAGCCTGCTGCTGCAGCACCGAGAGGCGACGAAGCTGCGGCAGATCATCGAGTCCCTCGACACCGCGATCCGCGAGGACAATCGGGTGCACACGACCTATGTGCAGACCGGCAGTCAGACCGGGCGCCTGTCCAGCACCGACCCGAACCTCCAGAACATCCCGGTCCGCACCGAGGAGTCACGGCGCATCCGCAGCGCCTTCGAGGTCGGCGAGGGGTACGAGACCCTGCTCACCGCCGACTACTCGCAGATCGAGATGCGGATCATGGCGCACCTCTCGGGTGATGAGGGGTTGATCGAGGCCTTCAACAGCGGTGAAGACCTGCACCGTTTCGTCGGCGCCCGCGTGTTCGGCGTCGATCCGTCCGAGGTCACGCCGGCGATGCGCACCAAGGTGAAGGCGATGTCGTACGGCCTCGTCTACGGACTCTCCGCGTTCGGGCTGTCCAAGCAGCTGCGCATCGAGCAGTCGGAGGCCAAGCAGCTCATGGTGGAGTACTTCGCACGGTTCGGTGCGGTCCGCGACTACCTGCGGGCCTCGGTGATGAAGGCCAAGGAGGTCGGCTACACCGAGACGATCTTCGGACGTCGGCGGCCGTTCCCCGATCTCGCGAGCCCCAACCGCGTGCTGCGCGAGAACGCCGAGCGGGCCGCGCTCAACGCCCCGATCCAGGGGAGCGCGGCCGACATCATGAAGATCGCGCTGTTCCACATCCACGACGACCTCCACGCCGCGAAGCTGGAGTCGCGGGTGCTGCTGCAGATCCACGATGAACTCGTCGTCGAGGTCGCTGCGGGGGAGTGGGACGCGGTGGAGCAGATCGTCCGCACGCGGATGGGTGACGCCGCGCAGCTCTCCGTGCCGCTCGACGTGCAGGTCGGCCGCGGTCGGGACTGGAACGAAGCCGCGCACTGA